One window of the Yamadazyma tenuis chromosome 6, complete sequence genome contains the following:
- the RMS1 gene encoding Ribosomal lysine N-methyltransferase 4 (EggNog:ENOG503NWQB; COG:S; BUSCO:EOG09261WJ8), protein MVEFGASTINYVKWLKQNGVHFCKDCRIKDLRHKNEGRGIIAAQDIEEHDTIFEIPRSVVLNLETCSLVKERPGVREGLESLNQWEALIIILLYELKVKKEHSRWTPYFGVLPILDEENYTFNQLMFWSDDELEYLKPSLIIQRIGKDIADGMYNKLFPRVIKQLKLVELNDTTLWEYHKIASLIMSYSFDLERLNRDGVVNDEEDEDEDEGNEEVGNEPSYKNSPVSSSDEEYPDSWRNDSFLKSMIPIADTLNADTTLHNASLEYLQDKLVIRAIKLIKKGEQVYNTYSDHPNSEILRRYGYVERQGSKHDFGEITLASIRDHFSQCSNPIMHEFFDEIMDLFYRIIQEESSEEEVVEFVLDSYDCFASSEVIIELTILLQCLTIIGSIHSLNSMETLTVDSKFQLVRRIHRKCISLIESRKLTKLFLANYKAILGNRMSEYPAIASEDFPGSFKFTRQNMANVVLKSEYTSLRNCLDVEKTFTIDDIKYQFIDDDKLIRNIVKRKFDLPIPNSPKRNKR, encoded by the coding sequence ATGGTAGAGTTCGGAGCATCCACAATCAATTACGTTAAGTGGTTGAAGCAGAATGGCGTCCACTTCTGTAAAGACTGTCGCATTAAAGACTTGAGACACAAGAACGAAGGAAGAGGTATAATTGCTGCGCAAGACATCGAAGAGCATGATACCATTTTTGAGATCCCACGgtcggtggtgttgaacttaGAGACATGTAGCTTGGTAAAGGAGCGCCCAGGTGTCAGAGAAGGCTTGGAGCTGTTGAATCAGTGGGAAGCATTGATCATTATTCTTTTGTACGAACTTAAGGTCAAAAAGGAGCACAGTCGGTGGACACCTTACTTTGGCGTGTTGCCAATTCTCGACGAAGAAAACTACACcttcaaccagttgatgTTCTGGTCCgatgatgagttggagTATCTCAAGCCGTCTCTCATCATACAAAGAATTGGTAAAGATATAGCCGATGGCATGTACAACAAGCTCTTCCCCAGAGTGATCAAACAATTGAAACTCGTCGAGTTGAACGACACCACCTTGTGGGAATATCATAAGATAGCTTCCTTGATCATGTCGTACTCgtttgatcttgaaagGTTGAACAGAGATGGTGTTGTGaacgatgaagaagacgaagacgaagatgaggGAAACGAAGAGGTGGGCAATGAACCCTCCTATAAGAACAGCCCGGTATCTCTGTCGGACGAAGAATACCCCGACAGCTGGAGAAATGACTCGTTTTTAAAGTCTATGATTCCAATAGCGGATACTTTGAATGCTGACACAACTCTCCACAATGCTTCGTTGGAGTATTTACAAGATAAACTTGTGATTCGAGCCATTAAGCTCATTAAAAAGGGGGAGCAAGTGTACAATACGTATTCGGACCATCCTAATAGTGAGATCTTGAGACGGTACGGATATGTAGAAAGGCAAGGTTCGAAACATGATTTTGGCGAAATCACCCTAGCGTCTATCAGAGATCATTTCAGCCAATGCTCCAATCCTATTATGCATGAATTTTTTGACGAAATCATGGATTTATTCTACCGAATTATCCAGGAAGAGAGTagcgaagaagaagtggtggaATTTGTGCTAGATTCGTATGACTGTTTTGCTTCCAGTGAAGTCATTATTGAATTAACCATTCTACTCCAATGCTTAACTATCATCGGCTCTATTCACTCGTTAAATTCTATGGAAACGTTGACGGTGGATTCTAAGTTCCAACTCGTACGTAGGATCCACAGAAAGTGTATTCTGTTGATAGAATCCAGAAAgctcaccaagttgtttttggccaactACAAAGCCATCCTCGGCAACCGAATGAGCGAATATCCTGCAATTGCTTCCGAGGACTTTCCTGGctctttcaagttcaccagACAGAATATGGCCAATGTTGTGTTGAAGTCTGAATATACTTCGTTGAGGAACTGTCTCGACGTTGAAAAGACCTTCACGATAGACGATATAAAATACCAATTTATAGATGACGATAAACTTATCAGAAACATTGTCAAGAGAAAATTTGATTTGCCAATCCCAAATTCTCCAAAGAGAAATAAGAGATAA